Part of the Candoia aspera isolate rCanAsp1 chromosome 1, rCanAsp1.hap2, whole genome shotgun sequence genome, acattggataccagtttgcttccaggtccaattcaaggtgttggttatcacctttaaagcactgcatggcatgggaccagggtacccgagggaccgtctcatccccataacatcaacctgccccacccagtcaggcagagagggcatgctacagaccccatcagtaaaggatttccatctagcggggtccaggaggcgtgacttctctgcagtggcgcccgccctttggaacatcttgccccggagttgagacggatttcctcgctcctggccttccagaagaatttgaagacctggttctgctgccttgcttgggatgcgaaaggtaacagctccacctggggatggttggcaccagAGCACCCCCTACTGGGATTCCActtcctcttgggttttatatctatttattctatttatattcttagattgtaattttaggtttatacatttttattaccttttattgtaaactgcccagagtcccctgttgggggagatgagaggtggtataaattaaataaagaaaagaataaatatttggaaCACAAAGGTTTTTCATCAGTCATTGCTTCCATTCATGTATATATCCCCATTAATCACACATGCATGAGTACATACATGTGCATGAACAGAAGTCATGTCTGTAGTGAAACTTAATTTTGTATAGGGTGGTTTTGAATTAATGGAACAATAATAATTCATCAATAAGGATGATCAATGCAGTTCAAGCATCATGCTGCCAATCAGCTATAATGTATTCTGAGTCCCTACTGTCAAGGTATGTGCATGTCAGTCAACATTATTAAAGATGTTAATATCTCCTGTAGCCACCTCCCCTTCCACCATACGACTCCCCATAGCCTCCTCTCCCACTATAATCACCCCTCCCTTGAAATCCACCTCCTCCTCTCCAGCCACCCCAACCCCctcctctcccacccccaccccacccacctctcccacccccacctctaTTTCCTCCATCTCCTCCCCAACCTCCCCTGCCTCCTCTACCACCGCCATCCTGTCTCTTCTGCCATGGGGGCATTTCAGGAGGTGGCGGATCAATTTCTGTTGGTCTGCCGCCACGATCTGGAACTCTTCCCATCAAGACCTGTTCAGAAAACATACACAGCCCAGTAAGGTCATATTTCCCTCTTGGTTTCAGAATATCAAATtactgagagagagaaagtgtatttatgtatgtggtTAAAACCACCAAGTTTTCATCCATTAATGTATTACTCCAAAAGTGTGTAATACAATATAATCTATGATGGAATAGTCAATTATGAAGAATCACAAGCCAAAACAGTTAATAAAGGTCTTTAGATACCAAATAGCATTGGGTACAAAACACAAGGCTAATCTGTATTAAGTGTACATTATTGTACTTGATGTAGAGCAACAGTGAGAAATTCCTGAGATTTTGCAAAAAGGAACTGATGTACAAAAGCATGTGGTTTATGAAGCATTTCTCCAAAGCATAACTTATTTAATCAGCCTAGTTCTAAACTACTTCAGAGAAAAACAGCAAGTTGATTCACCAAATAACTTGTTATCTAGTGCTGTGAGGACCAGGATTTCACTATCTCTCCCACTAAGGTATTGTATCCATCCCCAGTATCTTTGAAGCTTGCAAATATCAGGGTATTCATTATTATAGGGTAAATGCCCTGACATGTTTCCAGCTGAAAACCATTTGACTCTCATCGTATCACACTGCATTGCGAAGGTGATGTGATACAATGGCCATAGTAGCGGAAAAAGCTATTCCAATTTAAAAGACTATGACACAATATTGTGTTACAAGAGATCTGTTTCATGTTCAGGTAAAAAACAATGATAATTGTTGATTCTAAATACACAGTGCTAAGTTTCTTTGCTCAAACAAGTGTTTCCTtgaagttatttattatttataaaaataataaaggcaggatagaaaataaacaaataaatttctgcagattttatttccttcatGTTAGCAAAGACACAATATTCTGTCAATTCTCAAATCACCCCTATAAAATTTTGCACTTCTAACTTGAATTAAAGGTCCAGTGGAAATAGTCCATCTCCCAAGAGAGGTTTCTGCCAACTTCAAAGAGCATTTTTCACTGAACACATTGTGGCTCAAGTAGAAAGCCAGTCAGGAAACCAAGCACAGCCTGAACAGTTGGAATTTTAGTAGTCATATTTAGTAGCAAGAAGAGTTGACAAAGGCCTAACGGACGATGAAAGCATATATGCCTTTGCCAATTTTCCAATAGCTGCCACAATTGACtgccaaaatgcagaaaaaaggcACTCATACCTCACTTTCTCAGAATAACTCACCTCACTGTATTGCCATGAAAATTATCAGAAACATTAAAAGTCCAGAGAACTAGCACAAATTCTTAATGGTTCAGTACAAAATGTATAACTGCTGCATTAATGAAAAGCATACCTTATTGATTGCGCAAACAGTCTTTTCCCGCGTAGAGCCACTGCTTGTTCTTACTATCTTTGACAAATCTTCACAAGCAGCTAGAAGATGAGCTATTGAAATCACTGATTTAGGAGTGAGTCCGTAACGTTTGGGTTGGTATATCCTTGCAATATCATCTGTTTTCAGCTAAAAAAAATGGACACACATATTTTATAGCTACAAAAACTATCACAAAGAACAACAAATTAGGAAGTTTAACTTTATTGTTTATGTTCATGTATATTGTTAGTTTCCATTTTGCAGTTTAGTTTCAAGTAAGTTCCTAATGACAAaagaaaaagctgctgaaagGCTTAGGAATAACACTTGATTGTTTAAATGTCATACACAGTTAAGTTGGGGTTAGATAAAGTAGATAATAGAGTCAATGAGAACCTTTGTTTATGGTTTTgttgctttaataaaaaaaaaagaaagcttataTTCAACTGATGTAATAGCTTTTATCTTCAGAAGCCAGAGCTCATGCAGAAATCACTTTGATCAAAATCAAGATTATATACATAGGATCTTAACTGAATATGCAACTCTGAATTAATATTCAATTTTTGAATATTAATTCAAAGTTGCATATTCAGTTAAGATCCTATATATCCAATTTTTGAATATTAATTCAAAATTAATATTCAAGAACTATTTCAAAGCATACATTaaaaattttcaggaaaaaatcaATGTATCCTTACAATGGAAATATATATACAATGTAAGGACACATCCAAATCAAGCAAGGTTATGCTGACTACAGGGCATATCCATGCAATTTCACTAGCTGTaactcagaagcagtttgccattttcttcctgttCCAGAATGCTTTTCAACTACTGAGTCAAGCCTGTAGCATTGCTGctccctgatggtctcccatctaaggcCTGACCCTTTTTACTCCTAAGCCTAGATCAATTTGGCCAAGTGCTATACCTGCTGAAATGTAAACGAGTAAAGGAGAAACAAATAGCTAGATTTCACTTTCTTCGTTATAACAGAAAAACTCTATCTTTACATCTTCCACAACAACATTCTCTTCGATCAACAAGTAAGCAATAGAACATACTCACCTTAGCCCTATCAGACCACCCAAAGGACTGTACAGTTACATCTAAACGCTTTATTAACATCCGCCTGCGGCATTCATATTCAGTGAGAAGAGCCTCATTTATTTTTTCCAGCTGCTTCTACGGCAAATAGAAATCGCTTAAAGTAATCATTTTGTAGAAGTTACTTATGTTTAAATCCAACACCACCATCGGAAGACTTGAAGcagcaggttggggacagatcaacattgagaaaatctatgtggctgctaagagttgacaccgacttgacAGCACAATAATGCAAATCCAACCTCAATAAATATGAATTCCTATATTCAAATTTGATCCAAATAAATGCAGAGAAACGAAATGTACACCCAATAATTAATCTGTACGCCCACTAAAtatgtaagttaaaaaaaaaaggatgttacCATTTGGTTTGCA contains:
- the FAM98B gene encoding protein FAM98B, giving the protein MECDILDALEALGYKGPLLDEGALNKAAESGLASQDFCELCVWLSSRIQPLCNLEESISSTADGEDVEGLQLEMSGFLKELACPYSTLVSGEIKDRLKKKEDCLKVLLFLSTELQALQILQFKQCKGSCLAKNDEVHQEILMICDVLGVPKSSASSDFCPLPVLLNNIESKLKDVLSKIPNGYMEKPLLKTPLNANQMKQLEKINEALLTEYECRRRMLIKRLDVTVQSFGWSDRAKLKTDDIARIYQPKRYGLTPKSVISIAHLLAACEDLSKIVRTSSGSTREKTVCAINKVLMGRVPDRGGRPTEIDPPPPEMPPWQKRQDGGGRGGRGGWGGDGGNRGGGGRGGWGGGGRGGGWGGWRGGGGFQGRGDYSGRGGYGESYGGRGGGYRRY